A single genomic interval of Apis cerana isolate GH-2021 linkage group LG2, AcerK_1.0, whole genome shotgun sequence harbors:
- the LOC107997521 gene encoding UV radiation resistance-associated gene protein isoform X1, with protein MHTMEISETKNLVRDLDLTLQPRIFPRYKAWLPLATQQLRLRNLIQIIGCNLKTNINNEICWFYYTLHRTSMSSPLYTSEVIDNVNPKWSSLEAPTIYATNYSTASEVIVRLWKRVIINNITTDITVFTWGISFTGLAYIGPKLPSTLETILKENSLIFQFHGGFFTPTYCFAETPELKRYLRIKVNSSEIRDSYTVNKLSSLRNKMQALKQQTESVQTLRMRIASGDNFHAPKYPQSSLNRLFQPRKINREKKAEIIKIRKELEIAKFRTKLLEQERARKMGELRVLNQMHSNIMEENQDYGSDLMEKYRELNKDIERLHEWRQNQIDTRETYIQLSNQLAHRRRQLISELSLIYPISQDGNRKFRIHDVHLPDSEDLELSNDTEVAVALGFVAHSTQMIANFLNIPTRYPIIHYGSRSKIIDHITENLPDNERQFPLFARSKDKLQFRYAVYLLNKNIAQLRWYCGLPTTDLRATLSNLATLINIKPNQSHLDNSKRTYSTSSLDIEVGNNKQSITPPIQKIIFEKCHRSSRSMSQLKSIKSSLGSSLDQGLDKPVQSLVLGSQSKRICKSEESAIDNKTLVLVKDRSTNSSNETLNNAILTNKYISDIDNEDNFQINKIAIENNIEIMIPTSVSKTINVVDSFEGSVSVRDRSSNSISSCEMALTSSQNGDDSSNDNNTKKDETREIISITNEISINVNDVVDNALKNGKYNEDYNIENQTSKDYNNLKILATKVDKSCNDHENTLAATEISTYNKEHLAKSCLSLDDIMCCAYEESEKKQRTSSICSYPEEYLSSKYLTSRKRYNSESKKDRIDSLHAKNWYHNNTSRESMLETELIETAQKSDCYLYDETNKCDFQASSEYIDIIRRSSENVYARTEALANKKTSFKVMKPRL; from the exons atgcaTACAATGGAGATTTCAGAGACAAAAAACCTTGTTAGAGATTTGGATTTAACTTTACAACCTCGTATTTTTCCACGATATAAAGCTTGGCTTCCTCTTGCTACACAAcag ttaAGGCTTAGAAatcttatacaaataataggATGCAatctaaaaacaaatataaataatgaaatttgttgGTTTTATTATACTCTACATAGAACAAGTATGTCTTCTCCTTTATATACAAGTGAAGTAATTGATAATGTAAATCCAAAATGGTCAAGTTTGGAAGCACCAACCATATATGCTACCAATTATTCTACTGCCAGTG aagtcATTGTAAGATTATGGAAAAgagtgattattaataatataactactGATATAACTGTATTTACATGGGGCATATCTTTTACTGGTTTGGCATATATTGGTCCAAAATTACCAAGTACCTtagaaactattttaaaagaaaattctctaatttttcaatttcatggTGGTTTTTTTACACCAACATATTGTTTTGCTGAAACTCCTGAACTGAAAAGATATCTACgtataaaagttaattcatCTGAAATAAGAGATAGTTATACTGTGAATAAACTCAGCagtttgagaaataaaatgcaaGCATTAAAACAACAAACAGAATCAGTACAAACACTTCGAATGCGAATTGCCTCTGGAGATAATTTTCATGCACCAAAATATCCACAAAGTTCATTAAACAGATTATTTCAACCTCGTAAAATAAATAGGGAAAAAAAagctgaaataataaaaatccgtaaagaattagaaatagcaaaatttagaacaaaattattagaacAAGAAAGAGCAAGAAAAATGGGAGAATTGAGAGTGTTAAATCAGATGCATTCTAACATTATGGAAGAAAATCAAGATTATg gttctgatttaatggaaaaatacagggaattaaataaagatattgaaagATTACATGAATGGCGACAAAATCAAATAGATACAAGAGAAACATATATTCAATTGAGTAATCAACTTGCTCATAGAAGAAGACAATTGATTTCAgaattaagtttaatatatcCTATTTCACAA GAtggaaatcgaaaatttagaaTACATGATGTTCATTTACCAGATAGTGAGGATTTAGAATTATCAAATGATACTGAAGTTGCTGTAGCATTGGGATTTGTTGCACATAGTACACAAATGATTgccaattttcttaatataccTACTAGATATCCTATTATACATTATGGATCACGTAGTAAAATTATAGATCATATTACAGAAAATTTACCTGATAATGAAAGACA atttcctCTTTTTGCTCGAAGTAAAGATAAGCTGCAATTTCGTTAtgctgtttatttattaaataaaaatatagctcAATTAAGATGGTATTGTGGCCTTCCAACAACAGACTTAAGAGCAACACTTTCAAATCTTgctactttaataaatattaaaccaaATCAATCTCa TTTAGATAATTCAAAGCGAACATATTCTACTTCATCTTTGGATATTGAAgttggaaataataaacaaagtaTAACGCCAccaatacaaaaaataatttttgagaaatgtCATCGATCTTCACGATCTATGAGCCAGTTGAAGAGTATAAAATCTTCTCTTGGTTCATCTTTAGATCAAGGTTTAGATAAACCTGTACAGTCTCTTGTTTTAGGCAGTCAATCAAAGCGAATTTGTAAATCAGAAGAAAGTGCCATAGACAATAAAACATTGGTACTAGTAAAAGATAGATCAACTAATAGTAGTaatgaaactttaaataacgctattttaactaataaatatataagtgatATAGACAAtgaagataattttcaaataaataagattgcaatagaaaataatattgaaattatgatacCAACATCAGTGTCAAAGACAATCAATGTTGTAGACAGTTTTGAAGGTTCAGTAAGTGTAAGAGATAGAAGTTCGAATTCTATAAGTAGCTGTGAAATGGCACTTACTAGTAGTCAAAATGGGGATGATAgttcaaatgataataatacaaaaaaagatgaaactagagaaattatttcaattactaatgaaatttcaataaatgttaACGATGTTGTAGATAAtgctttaaaaaatggaaaatacaaTGAAGATTATAACATAGAAAATCAAACttcaaaagattataataatcttaaaatattagctACTAAAGTAGATAAGAGTTGTAATGATCATGAAAATACATTAGCTGCAACAGAAATCTCAACATATAATAAGGAACATTTGGCTAAATCATGTTTATCTTTGGATGATATAATGTGTTGTGCTTATGAAGAATctgaaaagaaacaaagaacgaGTTCTATTTGTAGTTATCCAGAAGAAtatctttcatcaaaatatcTTACATCGCGAAAACGATATAATTCTGAATCaaa aaaagacCGAATAGATTCTTTACATGCTAAAAATTGGTACCACAATAACACAAGTAGAGAATCaatg ttaGAAACGGAATTAATAGAAACAGCACAAAAATCAGATTGCTATTTATATGATGAAACAAACAAATGTGACTTTCAAGCATCAAGTGAATACATTGACATTATTAGACGTAGTTCAGAAAATGTATATGCTCGTACTGAAGCTTTAGCTAATAAGAAAACTAGTTTTAAAGTTATGAAACCACGACTGTAG
- the LOC107997521 gene encoding UV radiation resistance-associated gene protein isoform X2 — protein MHTMEISETKNLVRDLDLTLQPRIFPRYKAWLPLATQQLRLRNLIQIIGCNLKTNINNEICWFYYTLHRTSMSSPLYTSEVIDNVNPKWSSLEAPTIYATNYSTASEVIVRLWKRVIINNITTDITVFTWGISFTGLAYIGPKLPSTLETILKENSLIFQFHGGFFTPTYCFAETPELKRYLRIKVNSSEIRDSYTVNKLSSLRNKMQALKQQTESVQTLRMRIASGDNFHAPKYPQSSLNRLFQPRKINREKKAEIIKIRKELEIAKFRTKLLEQERARKMGELRVLNQMHSNIMEENQDYGSDLMEKYRELNKDIERLHEWRQNQIDTRETYIQLSNQLAHRRRQLISELSLIYPISQDGNRKFRIHDVHLPDSEDLELSNDTEVAVALGFVAHSTQMIANFLNIPTRYPIIHYGSRSKIIDHITENLPDNERQFPLFARSKDKLQFRYAVYLLNKNIAQLRWYCGLPTTDLRATLSNLATLINIKPNQSHLDNSKRTYSTSSLDIEVGNNKQSITPPIQKIIFEKCHRSSRSMSQLKSIKSSLGSSLDQGLDKPVQSLVLGSQSKRICKSEESAIDNKTLVLVKDRSTNSSNETLNNAILTNKYISDIDNEDNFQINKIAIENNIEIMIPTSVSKTINVVDSFEGSVSVRDRSSNSISSCEMALTSSQNGDDSSNDNNTKKDETREIISITNEISINVNDVVDNALKNGKYNEDYNIENQTSKDYNNLKILATKVDKSCNDHENTLAATEISTYNKEHLAKSCLSLDDIMCCAYEESEKKQRTSSICSYPEEYLSSKYLTSRKRYNSESKKDRIDSLHAKNWYHNNTSRESMKRN, from the exons atgcaTACAATGGAGATTTCAGAGACAAAAAACCTTGTTAGAGATTTGGATTTAACTTTACAACCTCGTATTTTTCCACGATATAAAGCTTGGCTTCCTCTTGCTACACAAcag ttaAGGCTTAGAAatcttatacaaataataggATGCAatctaaaaacaaatataaataatgaaatttgttgGTTTTATTATACTCTACATAGAACAAGTATGTCTTCTCCTTTATATACAAGTGAAGTAATTGATAATGTAAATCCAAAATGGTCAAGTTTGGAAGCACCAACCATATATGCTACCAATTATTCTACTGCCAGTG aagtcATTGTAAGATTATGGAAAAgagtgattattaataatataactactGATATAACTGTATTTACATGGGGCATATCTTTTACTGGTTTGGCATATATTGGTCCAAAATTACCAAGTACCTtagaaactattttaaaagaaaattctctaatttttcaatttcatggTGGTTTTTTTACACCAACATATTGTTTTGCTGAAACTCCTGAACTGAAAAGATATCTACgtataaaagttaattcatCTGAAATAAGAGATAGTTATACTGTGAATAAACTCAGCagtttgagaaataaaatgcaaGCATTAAAACAACAAACAGAATCAGTACAAACACTTCGAATGCGAATTGCCTCTGGAGATAATTTTCATGCACCAAAATATCCACAAAGTTCATTAAACAGATTATTTCAACCTCGTAAAATAAATAGGGAAAAAAAagctgaaataataaaaatccgtaaagaattagaaatagcaaaatttagaacaaaattattagaacAAGAAAGAGCAAGAAAAATGGGAGAATTGAGAGTGTTAAATCAGATGCATTCTAACATTATGGAAGAAAATCAAGATTATg gttctgatttaatggaaaaatacagggaattaaataaagatattgaaagATTACATGAATGGCGACAAAATCAAATAGATACAAGAGAAACATATATTCAATTGAGTAATCAACTTGCTCATAGAAGAAGACAATTGATTTCAgaattaagtttaatatatcCTATTTCACAA GAtggaaatcgaaaatttagaaTACATGATGTTCATTTACCAGATAGTGAGGATTTAGAATTATCAAATGATACTGAAGTTGCTGTAGCATTGGGATTTGTTGCACATAGTACACAAATGATTgccaattttcttaatataccTACTAGATATCCTATTATACATTATGGATCACGTAGTAAAATTATAGATCATATTACAGAAAATTTACCTGATAATGAAAGACA atttcctCTTTTTGCTCGAAGTAAAGATAAGCTGCAATTTCGTTAtgctgtttatttattaaataaaaatatagctcAATTAAGATGGTATTGTGGCCTTCCAACAACAGACTTAAGAGCAACACTTTCAAATCTTgctactttaataaatattaaaccaaATCAATCTCa TTTAGATAATTCAAAGCGAACATATTCTACTTCATCTTTGGATATTGAAgttggaaataataaacaaagtaTAACGCCAccaatacaaaaaataatttttgagaaatgtCATCGATCTTCACGATCTATGAGCCAGTTGAAGAGTATAAAATCTTCTCTTGGTTCATCTTTAGATCAAGGTTTAGATAAACCTGTACAGTCTCTTGTTTTAGGCAGTCAATCAAAGCGAATTTGTAAATCAGAAGAAAGTGCCATAGACAATAAAACATTGGTACTAGTAAAAGATAGATCAACTAATAGTAGTaatgaaactttaaataacgctattttaactaataaatatataagtgatATAGACAAtgaagataattttcaaataaataagattgcaatagaaaataatattgaaattatgatacCAACATCAGTGTCAAAGACAATCAATGTTGTAGACAGTTTTGAAGGTTCAGTAAGTGTAAGAGATAGAAGTTCGAATTCTATAAGTAGCTGTGAAATGGCACTTACTAGTAGTCAAAATGGGGATGATAgttcaaatgataataatacaaaaaaagatgaaactagagaaattatttcaattactaatgaaatttcaataaatgttaACGATGTTGTAGATAAtgctttaaaaaatggaaaatacaaTGAAGATTATAACATAGAAAATCAAACttcaaaagattataataatcttaaaatattagctACTAAAGTAGATAAGAGTTGTAATGATCATGAAAATACATTAGCTGCAACAGAAATCTCAACATATAATAAGGAACATTTGGCTAAATCATGTTTATCTTTGGATGATATAATGTGTTGTGCTTATGAAGAATctgaaaagaaacaaagaacgaGTTCTATTTGTAGTTATCCAGAAGAAtatctttcatcaaaatatcTTACATCGCGAAAACGATATAATTCTGAATCaaa aaaagacCGAATAGATTCTTTACATGCTAAAAATTGGTACCACAATAACACAAGTAGAGAATCaatg AAACGGAATTAA
- the LOC107997523 gene encoding retinol dehydrogenase 11, with amino-acid sequence MVSSWCYFILPVVLFIGLLRKCRERTWGRCKNTDSLVGRVFIVTGANSGIGKETVKELAKRKATVILACRNIQTARNAISDIRTQISTGELVPMELNLASFSSIKEFATEVIKNFAEIHVLINNAGVYVPFKEQALTDDGFEIHFGVNHLGHFLLTNLLLEHLKQNGPNRIVIVTSKLFESGIIDFSNLNCEKGLVVKGRMNPAYCNSKLANTYFGIELAKRTKDNGINVYMVCPGFTYTGLFRNVKRSWFHYIIFSPVALLFLRTANQGAQTVLHCAIEPSLFNESGNIYRDCKLYISKKELDPNVALRLWDVSAKLTRINEFLK; translated from the exons ATGGTATCTTCATggtgttatttcattttaccaGTAGTATTATTTATTGGTTTACTTCGAAAATGTCGTGAACGTACATGGGGAAGATGTAAAAATACAGACAGTTTGGTAGGTCGAGTATTTATTGTAACAGGTGCTAATTCCGGTATTGGTAAAGAAACAGTAAAAGAATTAGCTAAAAGAAAAGCTACAGTTATTTTAGCCTGTAGAAATATACAAACTGCTCGAAATGCTATATCTGATATACGCACTCAAATATCTACTGGAGAATTG gtaccaatggaattaaatttggcatcattttcatcgataaaagaatttgctacagaagtaataaaaaattttgcagagattcatgtattaattaataatgctgGAGTATATGTTCCTTTCAAAGAACAAGCTTTAACTGATGATggatttgaaattcattttggaGTAAATCATTTAGGTCACTTTTTGCTTACAAATTTACTTTTGgaacatttaaaacaaaatggaCCAAACAG aattgttATTGTGACATCTAAACTTTTTGAATCtggaataattgatttttccaaTCTAAATTGTGAAAAAGGATTGGTAGTTAAAGGACGCATGAATCCTGCCTATTGTAATTCAAAATTAGCAAATACTTATTTTGGTATTGAACTTGCTAAACGAACAAAAGATAATGGTATTAATGTTTACATGGTTTGTCCTGGATTCACTTATACTGGTTTATTCAGAAATGTTAAAAGGAGTTGGtttcattacattattttttcacctgttgctctattatttttacgtaCTGCAAATCag GGTGCACAAACAGTATTACATTGTGCAATAGAACCTTCCTTATTTAATGAGAGTGGTAATATTTACCGTGATTGTAAActttatatttccaaaaagGAATTAGATCCTAATGTAGCATTACGTTTATGGGATGTAAGTGCAAAACTCACtagaattaatgaatttctaaaatga
- the LOC107997524 gene encoding small VCP/p97-interacting protein isoform X2: MGNLCLSCCKQSSSCEDLTPDLETRRRKQMEAAEKRIAEQQNRGIKNIEAVKRQERLDQLREKRQEEVGNKNVQSNLKWQMN, from the exons atgggAAATCTTTGTCTCTCTTGTTGCAAACAATCATCTTCATGTGAAGATTTAACGCCAGACTTG gaaactagaagaagaaaacaaatGGAAGCTgcagaaaaaagaattgctGAACAACAAAATcgaggaattaaaaatattgaggcTGTTAAAAGACAAGAAAGGTTAGATCAATTACGTGAAAAACGTCAAGAAGAAGTCGGTAACAAAAATGTACAAAGTAATTTAAAg tggcaaatgaattaa
- the LOC107997524 gene encoding small VCP/p97-interacting protein isoform X1 — protein MGNLCLSCCKQSSSCEDLTPDLETRRRKQMEAAEKRIAEQQNRGIKNIEAVKRQERLDQLREKRQEEVGNKNVQSNLKVRYLI, from the exons atgggAAATCTTTGTCTCTCTTGTTGCAAACAATCATCTTCATGTGAAGATTTAACGCCAGACTTG gaaactagaagaagaaaacaaatGGAAGCTgcagaaaaaagaattgctGAACAACAAAATcgaggaattaaaaatattgaggcTGTTAAAAGACAAGAAAGGTTAGATCAATTACGTGAAAAACGTCAAGAAGAAGTCGGTAACAAAAATGTACAAAGTAATTTAAAggtaagatatttaatttga